The Branchiostoma lanceolatum isolate klBraLanc5 chromosome 5, klBraLanc5.hap2, whole genome shotgun sequence region CACATCACGTCCCTTTATACCTGCTTCTGACAGCATACGACATTGAAGGATCTGCGGCTCTGTTTGATTTAGATTGAGCTGCTCAATCTAAAGGAAACAGAGGCAGATCCTTCAATATCGTTTGCTGTCGCTACACCGCCCCTCATTTTGTGACTGCAATATCTGCGATACATGTAAGGTCAAGATTTAACTCCCAAACTTACAAACTTGTGAAAATAAGACTAATATCTTACACACTGTATAGTTTCTTCATTACTTATTTTTTTTGAATTCAGAGTACCAGTTTGGTGACTTCATGTGTCGGCTGACAGCACTGATCCAGGGTCTGTCTGTGGCAGCCTCCGTCTACACACTGACCGCTATAGCTGCGGACAGGTCAGTATGTCTCCAATCCGCTTCAACATGTACATAGATccacaaagtcaacatataTATGTTAAAATTTAGATGTTCATGGTGTATGTTTTAATCATCACCATATTTGCTTCAATAGCTATATCAAGTATAAGAAGATTATGTCGTTTCTATATTTTGCTATGGTTTCAAACAGGTGCTCGGCTGGGTAGTCTACGGCTAAGAAAAGTATCATATAAAAgataaaaaacacacaaaacatcagcaatcatgagcataatttgtgtatatttcttgccATACACTTataattttcgttcccacaaacaCCGTCGCCGGgctccggtttggaaatgtgaccgttgCATTATGTGGTCAATTTGTGTTTGATAGATACAAGGCAATCCTGTACCCGCATGATGGTCCGATGAACATGGCTACCATGAAGAAGGTTCTGGTCTCTATCTGGGTCGCCGCTCTGGTGGTCATGGTTCCCCAGGTCTTCGTCATCCAAGTCCGGGACAAGATGATTCAAGGTCAACCAATGGACCGATGTTTTGAGGTCTGGCCGGACCTAGTGTACAAGAAGATCTATTCCGTCACAGTGGTGTTGCTGATCTACATCTTGCCGCTCATGGTGATGAGTTTCCTGTACATGCGCATCGCCGAGAAGATCTGGTTCCAGGCAGGTCTCCAGCAAAGAAACAACAGCGACAGAGACACCGTGCGAAGGAGAGAGTTCATCGGCTCTGTTCCCAAGAGGCGGAAACGCGTCATCAAGATGCTGATCGTGGTGGTGACGCTGTTCATGATGTCATACCTGCCGCTCTACACCTGTTGGATGCTCGATGAGTTCGGCAACATGCCCCTTTGGCAGGTGAAAATTGTTCACCAATACGTGTACCCGATCGCACACTGGCTCAGCTACTTCAACAGCTGCGTAAACCCGATCGTGTACGGACTCTTCAACCGCGATATTCGCAAGAACGTGGACTGGGGCAAGTTCAGTCTGATGACCCGCAGCACGATCATCACCGACACCCGCTGCCGGTCCAGGCGGAGGGAGAACCACCAAGCACCGGCCGATCACATCCGTAGCGTTGAGGTACAGATGGAGACGGCTCTATAGCCACGTTTGTGGACAATATAAGTGtgaaggaaacccaagcaatattagggtccgaaaaataggattttgaaagtcaatttatttagtcatttcaatacatgattagttcaaacaacactatcacagtgtaaagcaacgtccatgatgcaaaaatacgacgttgtggtgatgtgagaactcactgaaaatcgtgacCGGAGTTTTTGTAAGCTCGCGAAACTAacgggatcatcgtacggcacgattttccgcggtttttttgtaggtgtgtagatgctgtggaaacggaggtcaagttcaaaaattgtttccctggcattttccgtcgg contains the following coding sequences:
- the LOC136435969 gene encoding neuropeptide FF receptor 2-like, with the protein product MDMARNVNITWPNLSFVDDFVSPNKNASSTEDSAWSRYQHGSLITAVYILVYSLVFILCVLGNLGVCWVVAKTRQLHTATFYFVLNLAAADLLVAIFCMPFTLVAHILVEYQFGDFMCRLTALIQGLSVAASVYTLTAIAADRYKAILYPHDGPMNMATMKKVLVSIWVAALVVMVPQVFVIQVRDKMIQGQPMDRCFEVWPDLVYKKIYSVTVVLLIYILPLMVMSFLYMRIAEKIWFQAGLQQRNNSDRDTVRRREFIGSVPKRRKRVIKMLIVVVTLFMMSYLPLYTCWMLDEFGNMPLWQVKIVHQYVYPIAHWLSYFNSCVNPIVYGLFNRDIRKNVDWGKFSLMTRSTIITDTRCRSRRRENHQAPADHIRSVEVQMETAL